TGACCCAGATGGCGGCCGACTTCACCGAGGCGACCGGGTTCACCATGGTCAACTCGATCGACAACAACAACGGCCTGGTGAAGATCCAGCAGAATCCCGACCTCTACCAGGTCGCCTGGCTGACGGCCGACAAGTCGACCGCTGGCCTGAGGTCCGGAGACGTGCAGGCCATCGACACCAAGAAGGTCGAGCGGTACGCCGACCTCTACCCGAACATCGTGAAGGCGCTGCGGATCGAACAGGGGCTCTCCGGTGTCCCGGTGAGCTGGGGTGCCACCGGCATCCTCTACCGACGTGACCTCGTGGGCTGGGACATCAAGACCTGGAAGGATCTCTGGGACGAGCGCCTCGCCAAGTCGATCGCCATCCAGGCGATGCCCGCGCTCGGCTCGGCGTCGACGGTCCGGATGGCCGCACGCACGTGGGGCTCGGGACCGGACGACCTCGACGCCGCATGGGCCGCCCTCGAGAAGCTCGCGCCCAACGTGCAGTACCAGTACACGATCAGCTCGGACACCGTGAACAAGCTCGCCAACGGCAGCCTCAAGGTGGCCACGACGTTCGCGAACTTCGGCCTGCCGCTGGCCGACCGCGGCGTCGAGGTCGTCGTTCCGGCCGAGGGCGGGCCGTGGAGCCCGCAGGTGATCTCGATCCCGACGCAGTCGGACAACGTCGAGGGCGCCTACGCGCTCATCAACTGGATGCTCGATCCGAAGACGCAGGCACGCTGGGTCGAGCTCACCGCCGTAGGCCCCGGCAACCAGGAGACGAAGATCCCCGCGAGCATGAAGGGCCTGCTGGTCGAGAACGACGCCGTCGCCAAGGCGGTCTGGAACGACGACTTCCTCGAGATGGGGGCCAGCCTCGACAAGTGGGCCGCGCGCTGGCAGCAGATCTTCGGCTGAGGCGAGCGACCACGGACGTGAGGAGTCCGACATGACCCCGACGATCCCGCCGCCGGCCCGAACCACGCGCGTCAGGCCGGACGCCCGTGGAAAGCTCCTGGTGCTCCCGCTCTTCTGTTACACCCTGGCGGTGTTCGTCGTTCCGCTCGTGCTGCTCGTCCGCACGTCGTTCGCGGAGACGGTCACCGGCGGCATCGGCAGTTTCACTCTCGAACACTACGAGCGCTTCTTCACCACGAGGTTCTACTGGCAGGTCCTGCTCACCACGCTCGTCCTGTCGCTGCTCGCGTCATTGATCGTCGCCGTCTTCGGGGTGCCGTACGCCTACGGGTTACTGCGCAGGCCCCGCGGTCGGGCGTTCTTCCTGTTCGCTCTCATCGCGCCGCTGCTCGTCAACCAGGTGGTCCGCGTGTTCGGCTTGCAGATCCTGGTCAACTCGATCAACACGCAGCTCGAGAAGATCGGCGTGCCACAGTTGCCGTTCACCTACAGCTTCGAAGCGGTCCTGCTCGGGCAGGTGCTCTTCCTCTTCCCCTTCATGGTGATCGCCGTGTACTCCTCGCTCGGACGCCTGCCGCTCGCGGTCGAGGAGGCGGCGGCCACGCTGGGCGCGAGCCGCCTCCGCGTCTTCCGCCACGTCGTCCTGCCCGCGGCACGGCCGGGCATCATCGCGGGCTTCGTCCTCACGTTCACCACCTCGACCGGTGCGTACCTCATTCCCCGGATGCTGGGCGGCGGCAACGTCACGACCGTTCCCCTGCTCATCTACAACGACGTGTCACAGGGACAGTCGATCGCGATGGCCGCCGTCGTGGGTCTGGTCCTGACGATCATCGTCGTGCCCATCCTGCGGCTCGGTACGGGAAGGGAACGATGACCGTGCGCCGGACCTCCCTCTACAACTGGATCGTCGCCGTGGTCATGGTGCTGCCGCTCGTCGTCATCATCGCCGTGTCCGTCAACCCGAGTCAGTACTCGCTCTTCCCGCCCGAGGGGTTCTCCCTCACCTGGTACGCCGCAGCCTTCACCAACCTGGCCTTCGTCAACGCGCTCCTGCTCAGCCTGCAGATCGCGTTGATATCCACGCTGGTCTCACTCGCGCTCGGCACGTCGGCGGCGTTCGCGGTGCGCCGACTCCGGTCGAGCGGCGGCCGGGTCCTCACCGCCGCGCTCGCCACGACGGCGCGCATCGTGCCCGAGGTACTACTCGGGCTGGGCCTGTTCATCTACTTCGGCAACGTCATCCCGGTGGGCCTCGGCGCTCCGGCAATCGTCTTCGGCCATGTGCTGATCTGCCTCCCGATCGCGTTCCAAGTCGTCGTATCCGCCCTCGCCCAGCAGGATCGCTCCCTGCAGGAGGCGGCCGCGACCCTCGGCGCCGGCCCTCTCGCCACGTTCCTCCGAGTGACGGTCCCCACGCTCGCACCCGGGCTCATCGGTGCCGGGTTGCTGTGCTTCGTGTTCTCGTTCGACAACGTGAACATCTCGCTCTTCCTGGCCGCGCCCGGAGAGTCGCCGCTGCCGATCCAGATGTACAGCTACCTCGACTTCCGTTCCGATCCGATGGTCGCCGCGATGTCGTCGGCGCTCGTGGCGCTCGGCGTCGTGATCTTCTTCGTGGCCAACCGGGTCGGCGCACTCAGATTCCTCGAGAACGGAGCACTGCGATGATCGCCGCCCCGCCCACCGAGTCCTTTCTCTCGATCGAGGGTGTCACCAAGCGCTTCGACCAGGGCGGCGGCGTCTCCGACGTGAGCCTGTCGCTGCCGCGCGGCAAGATGCTCGTGCTGCTCGGTCCCAGCGGCTCGGGCAAGACCACGTTGCTGCGCTCCATCGCCGGACTGGAGCGTCCCGACTCCGGTGCGCTCACGCTGGACGGAGCGACGATGAACGGCATACCTACCCACAAGCGCGGTGTAGGGATGGTCTTCCAGACCTGGGCCCTGTTCCCGTTCCTCACGGTCGCGGAGAACGTCGCGTTCGGACTGAAGATGGCGGGGCTGCCGAAACGGGAACAAGTCGCGCGCGTCGCCGAGGCGCTCGACCTGGTGCATATGAGCGGCTTCGGCGACCGCAAGCCCGCCCAGCTCAGTGGCGGCCAGCAACAACGCGTTGCGCTTGCGCGTGCCATCGTCACCCGCCCGAAGTTGCTGCTCTTCGACGAGCCGCTCTCCAGCCTCGACCAGAAGATCCGGGTCGAACTGCGGACGCAGCTGCGACAGATCCAGCTGGATCTCGGCTTCACCGGCGTCTACGTCACGCACGACCACTCCGAGGCGCTCGCACTGGGGGACGAGATCGCAGTGATGCGCGACGGGTACGTCGTCGAGACCGGTGGCCCGGTCGAGATGTTCACCAGCCCGAAGCACTCGTATACGGCGCAGTTCCTGTCGGTCGGGACGACGCTCCCGATCGAGAGCGTGGACCCCACCACGGCGACCGTGACGACATCGTCCGGGCTCGCCCTCGCCCTGCCCGGCACCGCCGCGTCCGCGGCGGTCACGGGGAAGGTCGTCCTCGTGCCCACCCGGGCGGTGACGCTGCTGCCCCGCGGGACAGGTGAAGACACCGAGCGGGACGACCATGACAACGTCTTCGACGGCGAGGTCACCGCGGTCGAGTTCGAGCAGGTCAGCGTGCTGTACACCGTGCGGACAGCCGAGGGGAGCGTCGAACTGCGCAGCAGCGAGCCGCTCGACTCGCCGCTGGCCGGCGTCGGCGCGCCCGTCAGCATCGTGGTCGACGCCAGAAGGGTTTCGGTGATCGAACCGTGAGCGACCCGATCGCCACCGGCGTCGACGCCGACTTCGAGCGCGCGCGCGAACTGGCCGGCGTCATCCACTCCCGGCCCGAGCTCGGCTTCGCCGAGCACTTCGCCGCCGACGCTCTCACCAGGTGGCTCGGGGACAGCGGGTTCACGGTCACCACGGGCACCGCCGGTCTGCCGACCGCGTTCACCGCCGTGAGTGGATCCGGTGGCGGCACCGTGGCCTACATGGTCGAGTACGACGCCCTCCCCGGCGGCCTCGGTCACGCCTGCGCGCACCACCTCATAGCCGGCGGCGTGACGCTGGCCGCGGTCGCGCTCGCCGCGTCTCGTGGCGACCGGCCCGGACGGATCCTCGTCGTCGGCACTCCCGCCGAGGAGGGCGGCGGCGGCAAGCAGCTGCTCCTCGACGCGGGCGCCTTCGATGGAGTCGACGCCGCGCTGATGTTCCACGGCGCCGACCGGACGATGGTCGACCGTCCCATGCTCGCCTCGCTCGTCTACCGCGCGACCTTCACCGGAACCCCGGCCCACGCCGCCAAGAACCCCGAGGCCGGCAGGAGCGCGCTGTCCGCGGCGACCCTCCTGCTCCATGCCGCCGACACGATGCGCGTCCACTTCGGGGCAGACGCCCGACTGCACGGCATCATCGAGGACGGGGGTCAGGCGCTCAACGTCATTCCCGAACGCGCTGTCGTGGCGTTCCAGGCGCGTGCCGCGACAACCACCCGGGCACGCGAGATCGGGCGGTGGTTCGAGGAGTCGTGCCAGGCGGCGGCGACGATGACGCAGACGCGTGTCGCGGTCGACCGGCCGACGCCGGAGTACGCGCACCTGGTCAGCAACCCCGTGCTCGCCGCACAGTGCGCGCGCTACCTGGGCGATGCCGGTGAGACCGTCGAGCCCGTCGCCGCGAACGAGGCGACCGCGAGCACGGACGCCGGGAACGTGAGCCACAGGGTGCCTACCCTCCACCCGTTCGTCCGGGTGGCACCGAGAGGCACGCCCAGCCATTCGACCCTGCTGCGCGACGCCGGGCTGGAACCTCTGGCCTTCGACGGTATGCGGGCCGCCGCGAGCGCACTCGCCCGGCTGGGGGCCGATGTGCTCGACGACGAAGAGTTCCGCGCCCGGGTCCGGGCCGCGTTCGTCGACGACGCAACCCGGTAGAGGTGCTCGCTCGGCGAATCGGACACGGGGCGTCACCGTCGGCAAAGATCTCAAAATGATCACGCCGGTAAAGTCCGTTATCAGAGGTATATCATCACTTGTCGTATAGCCGAGTGACGCGTCCTCGGCTACTGTCCCGAACTTGTCCGGACGTCCGAACCCCACACGGGGACAACGTCCGGGGGGAACGGATGTTCGGGTGACCTCTCGCCCCCAACGGAGGATGCCCCAATGCCGCACAGTCATGGAGGCAGGCGACACGCGAGGCCGCGATCTCGCCGATCCCCTGCCCGCAACGCCACGACCGGGCTCGTCGCCCTCGCCTCGGTCGTGACCCTCGCCGGTCTGAGCGCGTCCACGACGGCCGACGCCGCGCTGTGGTCCCGCCAGGGCTCGCACGCCTCGTCGACCGCATCGGCCCCCGAACGTGCCGACGACGTGCCGGGCGCCGAGCACCTCGTCCCGGTGCGGCCACCGGCGAAGAAGCAGCAGCACGACCCGACGAAGGAGGCGAAGAAGGAGGCAGAGCCCGCGGCGAAGGAGACGGGCGGGACCGGCGCCGCCGACCGCACGGAGGCGGGGCCGACGAAGTTCGGTGCCGCCGTCCGTGCCGGCCGCGGCGAGACGTACCGCCAGGCCGTCGACAGGTCCGTGCGCCAGTACGGCCGGCTCGGCGTGGTGCGCAAGTTCTATCCCGGCCTGCCCGCACCGTGGTCGCGCATCCGGCACGACATCGGCTCGCTCACGCCGGCCGTCTCGTTCAAGGCGAGTCCCGCTCAGGTCCTGTCGGGCAGGCACGACGCGCGGCTGAAGGAGTGGTTCGCGTCCGCGCCGACCGACCGGCCGATCTACTGGACCTACTTCCACGAGCCCGAGAACGACGTCGACGCGGGCGCCTACAGCCCGGCGCAGTTCACGGCCGCGTGGAAGCGGATCAGCAGGCTCGCCGACGCGGCTGACAAGCCCAACCTGAAGGCGACCCTCACGCTGATGTGCTGGTCGCTCGAGAAGGGCTCCAAGCGTGACTGGCGTGACTACTTCGCGGGCAGGCAGTACGTCGACGTGCTCGCATGGGACTGCTACAACAAGGCGATCACACGCGCCGACTACGCCGACCCGAAGGCGATGCTCGGCACGGCGATCGCCACCGGCAGGTCCGTCGGCCTCCCCGTGGCCTTCGGAGAGTTCGGCAGCAAGCTCGCCCCAGGTGACAACGGCACCCGCCGCGCCGCCTGGCTGCTCGCCGCCGCCAGGTACCTGCACGACAACGACGTCGTGTACGTCAGCTACTTCGACTCGACCGTCGGCGGAGAGTTCCGGCTGCTCGACCGCGTGTCACAGCTCGCCTGGCGCACCGTCGTGACCGGCACCGCCCGCTGGCAACGGTAGCGACGCCCCCCGCCCCCGATGCCGCAGACACGTGAGGGGCACCCCGACCGGACCAGGACCCGGTGAGGGTGCCCCTCACGGTGCGGCGATCCCGGGGTGACCCCGGCCGAGTACACCTAGGTCTTGTCGATCTCCAGCATGCCTGCCGCGACGGTCTGGTTCGTCGCCTCGTCGATGAGGATGAACCCGCCGGTCTCCCTGTTGCGTCCGTAGTCGTCGCAGAACAGGGGCTGGGTCGTGCGCAGCGAGATCCGGCCGATCTCGTTGAGACCCAGCTCGACGGCGCCCTCGTTGCGGTGCAACGTGTTGATGTCGAGCTGGTACTGCAGGTCCTTCACCATCGCACGCACGGCGTGCGTGGTGTGCTTGAGCGTGTAGCGTCGACCCGGCTTCAGGCTGCCCCGCTCACTCATCCAGCACACCATCGCGTCGAGGTCCTGCGTGACCCGCGGTGAGTTGTGGGGCCGGCAGATCATGTCGCCGCGCGAGATGTCGATGTCGTCGGCGAGCCGCACGACCACCGCCATGTCGGGGAACGCCTCCTCGACCGGTCCGTCGTAGGTGTCGATCGCGGTGATGGTGCTGGTGAACCCGGACGGCAGCGCGAGCACCTCGTCGCCGACCTTCATCACGCCGCCGGCGACGGTGCCGGCGTAGCCGCGGTAGTCGTGGTACTCCTGCGCCTTGGGCCTGATGACGTACTGCACGGGGAAGCGCACGTCGATGAGGTTGCGGTCACTCGCCACGTGGATGTTCTCCAGGTGGCCGAGCAGGGTCGGTCCGTCGTACCAGGTCATCTCGCTCGACCGCTCGACGACGTTGTCGCCCTTGAGCGCCGAGATCGGGATGATCGTGAGGTCGGGCACCCGCAGCCGCTGCGCGAAGACGGCGAACTCCTCGCGGATCCTCGTGTAGACGTCCTCGCGGTAGTCGACGAGGTCCATCTTGTTGACCGCGAGCACCAGGTGCGGCACCCGCAGCAGCCCCAGCAGGAACGCATGGCGCCTGCTCTGCTCGGTGAGGCCGTGCCGCGCGTCGACGAGCACGATGCCTAGATTGGCGGTGGACGCCCCGGTGACCATGTTGCGCGTGTACTGCACGTGGCCCGGGGTGTCGGCGATGATGAACTTCCGCCGCGGGGTCGCGAAGTAGCGGTACGCCACGTCGATCGTGATGCCCTGCTCGCGCTCGGCGCGCAGGCCGTCGGTCAGCAGGGCGAGGTCGGTGTACTGGTCGCCGCGGGCGCGGCTGGCGCGCTCGACCGAGTCGAGCTGGTCCTCGAAGATCGCCTTCGAGTCGTACAGCAGCCGGCCGATCAGCGTGCTCTTGCCGTCGTCGACGGAGCCGGCGGTGGCGAAACGCAGGAGGTCCATCAGAAGTAGCCCTCCTTCTTGCGGTCTTCCATCGCGGCCTCGCTGAACTTGTCGTCGGCGCGCGTGGCGCCGCGCTCGGTGATGCGGCTCGTCGCCACCTCGACGATGACCTCTTCGACGGTGGACGCCGTCGACTCGACCGCACCGGTGCAGGACATGTCACCAACGGTGCGGTACCTGACCGTCGCCTCGTACGGGGTCTCGTCGTCGCGCCTGGTGATGACGTCGGAGTCGGACAGCAGCATGCCGTCGCGCTCGAACACCTTGCGCACGTGGGAGAAGTAGATGGACGGCAGCGCGATCCGCTCCCTGGCGACGTAGTCCCAGATGTCGAGCTCGGTCCAGTTGGACAGCGGGAACACCCGCATGTGCTCGCCGGGATGCACCCGGGCGTTGTAGAGGCTCCACAGCTCGGGCCGCTGGCCCTTGGGGTCCCACTGGCCGAACTCGTCGCGGAACGAGAAGATCCGCTCCTTGGCGCGGGCCTTCTCCTCGTCCCTGCGCGCGCCGCCGAACAGCGCGTCGAAGCCGTGTTCGACGGTGGCGTCGAGCAGCACCTGGGTCTGCAGCCGGTTGCGGCCCTGCCCGGGCAGCTCGTGGACGCGGCCGTCGGCGAGGGCGTCCTCGACCGACGCGACCTCGAGCCGGACGCCGAGCTCGGCGACGAGCCGGTCGCGGAACTCGATCACCTCGGGGAAGTTGTGCCCGGTGTCGACGTGCATCACGGGGAACGGCACCGGTGCGGGCCAGAAGGCCTTGACCGCCAGGTGCAGGAGTACGCAGGAGTCCTTGCCGCCGGAGAAGAGCAGGGCGGGCCGCTCACATTCGGCCGCGGCCTCCCTGATGACGTGGATGCCTTCGGCCTCGAGCGCGTCCAGCTGCGACAGGCGATAGTCGGACGTGGTGATCGCCATGGGCGACAGGTTCCTCCTCAGACGGCGTGCGCCGCGTTGAGCGCGTTCATCACACGGCCCGCGATCTCCTGGCGGCAGACCACGAGGTCGGGAAGTGAACGCTCTGCGGTGTCGTACGTCAGCGGGGATCCGTCGAGCCGAGACGTGTGCAGGCCGGCGGCCCGAGCGACCGCGATCGGCGCGGCGGAGTCCCACTGGTACTGCCCGCCGGCATGGACGTACGCCTCGGCCTCGCCGCGCACCACCGCCGCGACCTTGGCACCCGCCGAGCCCATCGGCACCAGCTCGCCGGGCAACACCTCCGCCAGGCGTACGGCCTCCGCTGGAGGGCGCGTACGACTGACCAGGATACGAGAGGGAGTGCGCAGGTGGGACAGCGCGGGTGGGTTGTCGGCGGTGAGCACCATGCCCAGCGCGGGCAGGGCCACGGCGCCGGCGACGAGGCGGCCCGTCTCCCACAGCGCGACGTGCACCGCCCAGTCGGACCGGTCGAGCTCGCCGTACTCCCGGGTGCCGTCGAGCGGGTCGATGATCCACACCCGGTCGGCTCCCAGCCGGCGCTCGTCGTCGGGCGCCTCCTCGGAGAACACGATGTCGGCGGGACGCGCCTGGCCGAGGAAGTCGGCGAGCACGCCCTGCGCCACCCGGTCGCCCTCGTCACGCAATGCCCCGGGGTCGCCGTCACCGCGCTCCGCGCGCAACCGCAGCAGGGCCTCACCGGTGCGCCTGGCCGCGGTCCTCGCCACGGCGTGGTCATCGAGCTCCTGGGACGTCATACGCGTCCGCCTCCCCCGCTCACTAGTACGCTCCCGACTTCCTCAGCACCGCACCCAGGGTGCGGCAGACGATCAGCATGTCCAGCAACAGGGACCAGCGTTCCACATACCGAATGTCGAGCCGCACCGCTTCCTCCCACGGGAGGTCGGACCGTCCGCTGACCTGCCACAGCCCGGTGATGCCCGGGCGCACCACGAACCTGCGGTGCACGTAGCTCTCATAGCGCTCGACCTCGCGCCGCAGCGGCGGCCGTGGACCGACGAGGGACATCTCACCGCGCAGGACGTTGACGAGCTGCGGCAGCTCGTCGAGGGAGTACCGGCGCAGGAAGCCGCCGAGCCGCGTGACCCGCGGGTCCATGCGCATCTTGAACAGGACGCCGTCACCGTCGCTGACCGGCAACAGCTCGGTGAGCCGATCCTCGGCCTTCGGCACCATCGTGCGGAACTTCAGCATCACGAACTCGCGACCGCCCTGCCCCACCCTGGACTGCCGGAAGAGCACCGGTCCGCGGTCGGACAGCTTGATCGCGAGGGCGAGCGCCAGCAGGAACGGCGACAGCAGGAGCAGGCCGAGCCCGGAGCCGACCTTGTCGAAGCTCGCCTTAAGCAGCCGGCGCCAGCCGCTCAGCTCGATGTGCTCGACGTGCAGGAGCGGCAGGTCGGCGACCGGCCGGACGGTGACCCGGGGTCCGGCCACCTCGAGCAGCGCCGGCGCGACGAGCAGGGTGGTGTCGCTGCGCTCCAGCTGCCAGCTGAGCCGTCGCAGCGCGACACCGTCGAGCTCCGGGCACCCGAGCACGACCACGACGTCGGCGCCGACCGCGGCGACCGCGTCGTCGATGTCTGCGAACGACCCGAGCACGGGGACGCCGCAGTCCTCGATGACCATCGACGAGCGGACGGCCAGCCGGTGCGGCGGGAGGCACGCGCCGACGACCTGGAGGCCGTGGAAGCGGTCGCGGCTCAGGGTGCGGCAGAGGTTGGCGGTGGAGCGCTCGTACCCGACGATCACGGCGCGCCGCATGCACTCACCGTGCATCCAGCGGCGCCGGTGCAGTCGGCGGCGCCAGGCGTAGCGCAGCACCAGTGTCGAGAGCGTCGTCATCGGCACGAGGAGGATCAGCCAGCCACGGGCGACGTCGGCGTTGGCGAGGTACGACGCCACCGCCACGGCGACCATGAGGGCCGCGCCGGCCTGGAGCACCTTGCGGTACTCCTCCGTGCCCTCGTGGAGGAACCTCGCCTCGTAGGCGCGCA
This genomic window from Streptosporangiales bacterium contains:
- a CDS encoding ATP-binding cassette domain-containing protein, giving the protein MIAAPPTESFLSIEGVTKRFDQGGGVSDVSLSLPRGKMLVLLGPSGSGKTTLLRSIAGLERPDSGALTLDGATMNGIPTHKRGVGMVFQTWALFPFLTVAENVAFGLKMAGLPKREQVARVAEALDLVHMSGFGDRKPAQLSGGQQQRVALARAIVTRPKLLLFDEPLSSLDQKIRVELRTQLRQIQLDLGFTGVYVTHDHSEALALGDEIAVMRDGYVVETGGPVEMFTSPKHSYTAQFLSVGTTLPIESVDPTTATVTTSSGLALALPGTAASAAVTGKVVLVPTRAVTLLPRGTGEDTERDDHDNVFDGEVTAVEFEQVSVLYTVRTAEGSVELRSSEPLDSPLAGVGAPVSIVVDARRVSVIEP
- the cysN gene encoding sulfate adenylyltransferase subunit CysN, with product MDLLRFATAGSVDDGKSTLIGRLLYDSKAIFEDQLDSVERASRARGDQYTDLALLTDGLRAEREQGITIDVAYRYFATPRRKFIIADTPGHVQYTRNMVTGASTANLGIVLVDARHGLTEQSRRHAFLLGLLRVPHLVLAVNKMDLVDYREDVYTRIREEFAVFAQRLRVPDLTIIPISALKGDNVVERSSEMTWYDGPTLLGHLENIHVASDRNLIDVRFPVQYVIRPKAQEYHDYRGYAGTVAGGVMKVGDEVLALPSGFTSTITAIDTYDGPVEEAFPDMAVVVRLADDIDISRGDMICRPHNSPRVTQDLDAMVCWMSERGSLKPGRRYTLKHTTHAVRAMVKDLQYQLDINTLHRNEGAVELGLNEIGRISLRTTQPLFCDDYGRNRETGGFILIDEATNQTVAAGMLEIDKT
- the cysD gene encoding sulfate adenylyltransferase subunit CysD; its protein translation is MTTSDYRLSQLDALEAEGIHVIREAAAECERPALLFSGGKDSCVLLHLAVKAFWPAPVPFPVMHVDTGHNFPEVIEFRDRLVAELGVRLEVASVEDALADGRVHELPGQGRNRLQTQVLLDATVEHGFDALFGGARRDEEKARAKERIFSFRDEFGQWDPKGQRPELWSLYNARVHPGEHMRVFPLSNWTELDIWDYVARERIALPSIYFSHVRKVFERDGMLLSDSDVITRRDDETPYEATVRYRTVGDMSCTGAVESTASTVEEVIVEVATSRITERGATRADDKFSEAAMEDRKKEGYF
- a CDS encoding 3'(2'),5'-bisphosphate nucleotidase CysQ, with amino-acid sequence MTSQELDDHAVARTAARRTGEALLRLRAERGDGDPGALRDEGDRVAQGVLADFLGQARPADIVFSEEAPDDERRLGADRVWIIDPLDGTREYGELDRSDWAVHVALWETGRLVAGAVALPALGMVLTADNPPALSHLRTPSRILVSRTRPPAEAVRLAEVLPGELVPMGSAGAKVAAVVRGEAEAYVHAGGQYQWDSAAPIAVARAAGLHTSRLDGSPLTYDTAERSLPDLVVCRQEIAGRVMNALNAAHAV
- a CDS encoding ABC transporter permease subunit; this translates as MTPTIPPPARTTRVRPDARGKLLVLPLFCYTLAVFVVPLVLLVRTSFAETVTGGIGSFTLEHYERFFTTRFYWQVLLTTLVLSLLASLIVAVFGVPYAYGLLRRPRGRAFFLFALIAPLLVNQVVRVFGLQILVNSINTQLEKIGVPQLPFTYSFEAVLLGQVLFLFPFMVIAVYSSLGRLPLAVEEAAATLGASRLRVFRHVVLPAARPGIIAGFVLTFTTSTGAYLIPRMLGGGNVTTVPLLIYNDVSQGQSIAMAAVVGLVLTIIVVPILRLGTGRER
- a CDS encoding extracellular solute-binding protein, which produces MDETRVLHVPVSRRALFAGAFGAAGLALLPGCTIGGGKGDGKATTKLTATEWGGVWDQALTQMAADFTEATGFTMVNSIDNNNGLVKIQQNPDLYQVAWLTADKSTAGLRSGDVQAIDTKKVERYADLYPNIVKALRIEQGLSGVPVSWGATGILYRRDLVGWDIKTWKDLWDERLAKSIAIQAMPALGSASTVRMAARTWGSGPDDLDAAWAALEKLAPNVQYQYTISSDTVNKLANGSLKVATTFANFGLPLADRGVEVVVPAEGGPWSPQVISIPTQSDNVEGAYALINWMLDPKTQARWVELTAVGPGNQETKIPASMKGLLVENDAVAKAVWNDDFLEMGASLDKWAARWQQIFG
- a CDS encoding exopolysaccharide biosynthesis polyprenyl glycosylphosphotransferase yields the protein MSVVRTDPDSDGTTRSAPDVASRAIRNQVYAWQARYRRGILLIDLVCAGVSAAVAFGVRFGLLGSFYVAYAVATVAFPMLWFGTLTLLRAYEARFLHEGTEEYRKVLQAGAALMVAVAVASYLANADVARGWLILLVPMTTLSTLVLRYAWRRRLHRRRWMHGECMRRAVIVGYERSTANLCRTLSRDRFHGLQVVGACLPPHRLAVRSSMVIEDCGVPVLGSFADIDDAVAAVGADVVVVLGCPELDGVALRRLSWQLERSDTTLLVAPALLEVAGPRVTVRPVADLPLLHVEHIELSGWRRLLKASFDKVGSGLGLLLLSPFLLALALAIKLSDRGPVLFRQSRVGQGGREFVMLKFRTMVPKAEDRLTELLPVSDGDGVLFKMRMDPRVTRLGGFLRRYSLDELPQLVNVLRGEMSLVGPRPPLRREVERYESYVHRRFVVRPGITGLWQVSGRSDLPWEEAVRLDIRYVERWSLLLDMLIVCRTLGAVLRKSGAY
- a CDS encoding amidohydrolase, coding for MSDPIATGVDADFERARELAGVIHSRPELGFAEHFAADALTRWLGDSGFTVTTGTAGLPTAFTAVSGSGGGTVAYMVEYDALPGGLGHACAHHLIAGGVTLAAVALAASRGDRPGRILVVGTPAEEGGGGKQLLLDAGAFDGVDAALMFHGADRTMVDRPMLASLVYRATFTGTPAHAAKNPEAGRSALSAATLLLHAADTMRVHFGADARLHGIIEDGGQALNVIPERAVVAFQARAATTTRAREIGRWFEESCQAAATMTQTRVAVDRPTPEYAHLVSNPVLAAQCARYLGDAGETVEPVAANEATASTDAGNVSHRVPTLHPFVRVAPRGTPSHSTLLRDAGLEPLAFDGMRAAASALARLGADVLDDEEFRARVRAAFVDDATR
- a CDS encoding ABC transporter permease subunit: MTVRRTSLYNWIVAVVMVLPLVVIIAVSVNPSQYSLFPPEGFSLTWYAAAFTNLAFVNALLLSLQIALISTLVSLALGTSAAFAVRRLRSSGGRVLTAALATTARIVPEVLLGLGLFIYFGNVIPVGLGAPAIVFGHVLICLPIAFQVVVSALAQQDRSLQEAAATLGAGPLATFLRVTVPTLAPGLIGAGLLCFVFSFDNVNISLFLAAPGESPLPIQMYSYLDFRSDPMVAAMSSALVALGVVIFFVANRVGALRFLENGALR